From Oncorhynchus nerka isolate Pitt River linkage group LG1, Oner_Uvic_2.0, whole genome shotgun sequence, the proteins below share one genomic window:
- the cd28 gene encoding cytotoxic T-lymphocyte protein 4, giving the protein MSLSLLTFLCLGLCLPVWNALRVTQPYRVVSHRGEVELFCSYHHTGRHEPEELWITLYRGMYGEQEEQKVCTSSFTHNSTAFQVEGVGEVRCRGQLRPGKVSLTISGLRGNDTDLYRCAVEVLYPPPYLRTFGNGTLLYITEEPGCFTPPEAQRRDDVTGETSVRLPLAGLAVVLIVISAIAILLVHQRKRRFEAIVPMMSQKDGRFDYGNFQ; this is encoded by the exons ATGAGTCTCAGCCTGTTGACATTTCTCTGTCTCGGTCTTTGCCTCCCAGTGTGGAATG ccctgAGGGTCACCCAGCCGTACCGTGTGGTGAGTCATCGTGGTGAGGTGGAGCTGTTTTGCTCCTACCACCACACAGGGAGACATGAACCGGAGGAGCTATGGATCACTCTGTACCGGGGGATGTACGGGGAGCAGGAAGAACAGAAGGTGTGCACCTCCTCCTTCACCCACAACAGCACAGCCTTCcaggtggagggagtgggggaggtgCGTTGTCGGGGCCAGTTAAGGCCAGGCAAGGTGAGCCTGACTATCTCTGGTCTCAGGGGTAATGACACTGACCTGTACCGCTGTGCCGTAGAAGTCCTGTACCCTCCGCCATACCTGAGGACGTTTGGGAATGGTACCCTACTCTATATAACAG AGGAACCAGGGTGCTTTACCCCACCAGAGGCCCAGAGAAGAGATGATGTAACAGGAGAAACATCCGTCAGACTACCCTTAGCAGGACTGGCCGTAGTATTGATAGTAATCTCTGCCATTGCTATCCTCCTCGTTCATCAG aggaagagaagatttGAAGCAATTGTACCAATGATGTCACAGAAGGATGGAAGATTTGATTATGGGAACTTCCAAtga